A region of Chiloscyllium plagiosum isolate BGI_BamShark_2017 chromosome 37, ASM401019v2, whole genome shotgun sequence DNA encodes the following proteins:
- the LOC122541281 gene encoding NACHT, LRR and PYD domains-containing protein 3-like, translated as MCTDPECCCEVADIVYSLIQHKFCPGCSVLVTSHPTALYLLEKAEISDWAEILGFVGDERKEYFSRHFEDQMVAAAVFRHVEENKILYTMCYNPSYCWILGLSLGPFFTEKDRKQEQVPRTITQLYSYYIYNILQNHGREIEDPRDVLLKLGEMAFTGVSEKKIVFQNGDLNQYIQQPSQFLSGFMMKLLERDDSAYSVVYTFPHLAIQEFVAALSQFLIAHPKNIPKLLREALSKKDGRFEIFLCFVAGLSSPQAAHPLEDFLGPFLHQTTCEVIEWVNKTLFRLAGSVTCHAGKRNLLVMLHCLFKSQNKALAQATVGICGNT; from the coding sequence ATGTGCACGGATCCTGAATGCTGCTGTGAAGTGGCTGACATTGTGTACAGTTTAATCCAGCACAAGTTCTGCCCAGGCTGTTCAGTGCTTGTGACCAGCCATCCCACTGCACTCTATTTACTGGAAAAGGCTGAGATCAGTGACTGGGCTGAAATCCTGGGATTTGTTGGGGATGAGCGGAAGGAATATTTCAGCAGGCATTTTGAGGATCAGATGGTGGCAGCAGCTGTTTTCAGACACGTTGAGGAGAACAAGATCCTGTATACCATGTGCTACAACCCTTCGTACTGCTGGATCCTCGGTCTGTCACTGGGTCCATTTTTcacagaaaaagacaggaaaCAGGAGCAAGTTCCCAGGACCATCACCCAGCTCTATTCCTACTATATTTATAACATTCTGCAAAACCATGGCCGAGAGATTGAAGATCCCCGTGATGTGTTACTGAAGCTTGGTGAGATGGCCTTCACAGGAGTCTCTGAGAAGAAGATTGTGTTTCAGAATGGAGATTTGAACCAGTACATCCAGCAACCTTCCCAGTTCCTGTCTGGATTCATGATGAAACTTTTGGAGAGAGATGATTCTGCCTACAGTGTAGTTTACACATTCCCACATCTCGCCATCCAAGAGTTTGTAGCTGCACTCTCTCAATTCCTGATTGCACATCCCAAGAACATTCCAAAGCTCCTCCGTGAAGCCCTTAGTAAGAAGGATGGgagatttgaaatatttctgtGTTTTGTTGCTGGTCTCTCTTCCCCACAGGCAGCGCATCCACTGGAGGATTTTCTGGGACCATTTCTTCATCAAACAACTTGTGAAGTGATCGAGTGGGTAAATAAAACCCTTTTCAGATTGGCTGGAAGTGTAACTTGTCACGCTGGGAAAAGAAACCTTCTGGTGATGTTACATTGTCTATTCAAGTCTCAGAATAAAGCACTGGCTCAGGCCACAGTGGGAATCTGTGGAAACACTTAA